Genomic DNA from Prosthecobacter sp. SYSU 5D2:
CCCGCCAGCCCGAGGGCAAACAGCATGCCGCTGACAACAAGATAATGGCTCAGGGTGATCATCGGACTTCCTTGGCTCCTTTCTCACGCTTGCTCAGCACCACCACACCGACGGTGCCCACCAGCAGCAACAGGCCCACCACCTGAAGGTGGAACCCGTATTGATGGAAAAGGGTGAACCCCATGAGCTTGGCATCCGGCAGGACGCCCGCTTTCAGATCGTTCGCGATGGTTGGCAGTTCGGCTGCCTCCCCGGCGGCCGCCAGGGCCAGCGGTGCGTCTTTCAACTTCACACTGCCTTTGTCAAAACTGCTGCTCACTGTGATGATTTGCAGCGCCAAAATCACCGCCAGGGTGAGGCCTGCGGCGACAGCCGGCACATTCGGCTTTTTGCCTTCTTCGGCCTTGATGTCCATCAGCATGATGATGAACAAAAACAGCACCATCACCGCTCCGGCATAGACCAGGATCTGAATCGTGCCGATGAAGTAGGCATCCAGGCTCAGGAAAAGCACGGCGAGTCCCACAAAGCTCATCGCCAGACTGAGGGCGCTCGTCACCGGATTGCGCGCCGTCACGACCATGAGGCCAAAGCCCAGGGTCAGCGCGCTGAAGAGGTAAAAGAAAATGGACGGCATGGCTCTACTTCAGTTCATTCCACTTGTTGACGAGACCGATGCGCTTGCCGCCGATCTCATAGAGCTTCTTCTTGTCATGCACCATCTCGGCCCGGGACTCACCAGTGATGGCGTAGTCTTTCCGCAGGTAAATGGCCTGCTCCGGGCAGACTTCTTCGCACATCCCGCAGTAGATGCAGCGGATCATGTCAATTTCGAACTCCTTCGGACGCTTCTCCACCTTTGCCCATGGGTCATCGCTCGGGATCTCGCCGGGGATGATCTTGATGGCCTTCGGCGGGCAGATGAATTCACAGAGCTGGCAGCTCACGCAGCGCTCACGGTCCTGCTCATCGGTGACCAGCGCAGGCGCACCGCGATAATAGGAAGGCAGGTTGGCATCCCACTTCTCCTCGGGATACTCCATGGTCACCTTTTCCTTCCCGCCGGTGATTTCCCGGAAGGTTTTCAAAGCGTGGCCCAGGGTGATTTTCAAGCCTTTGGCGAGAGTGGAAATGAACCACCTCTCATGCCAGGCAAGTTTGGGACGTTGGACGATAATGGTTGCCATCGGAGCGGGTAATTACTTCGTAAACCAAGCGATGATCGCAGCCGTCAGGATGACGTTGGCCAGTGCCAGCTCGAACATGTAAAGCCAGCCAAGCTTCATGAGCTGGTCAAAACGGAACCGTGGCAGAGACCAGCGGATCAGGATGAAGAAAAGGATGAAGACGATGATTTTGGCAAAAAACGTCCCAATGTGAAGCAGCCCAAGCCAGAAAGGGGTATTTCCCGCGACATAATCAAGCCCGAGGAGAGGCGCGAAGGGGATGCTCCAGCCGCCCAGGAACAGCGTGACCGCAATGCCGGAGCCAATGATCATCGCCGCGTACTCGCCCATGAAGAAGAGGGCAAATTTCATGGAACTGTATTCGGTGTGATAACCGGCCACCAGTTCCGTTTCGCACTCGGCCAGGTCAAAGGGCAGGCGGTTTGTCTCGGCAAACATCGCCACTGTGAAGATGCAGAAAGAAAGCAGCATCGGCACCCACAGCACCCAGCGGCTAAAATCCCCACCATTGGCCCATGGAGCACTGTCACCCCAGAGTGGCAGCAGCAGCCAGCCGTTGGCGTCCTGATCCGCAGCGATTTTGGACAGGTTCAGCTCTCCAAGAACCATCAGTACCGGGATGATGGACAGGCCCAGCGAAAGCTCATAGGAGATCATCTGCGCCGAGGAGCGGATGCTGCCCAGAAACGGATACTTCGAGTTCGAAGACCAGCCCGCGATGACGATCCCGTAAACACCCAGGGAGGCGATGGCAAAAACAAACAGCGGCCCCACGTTGAGGTCGGCAATGACGGACTTTACCGGCTGGGTGAAATTGGTGCCGATGAGCGGATTCAGGAAGCTCAGGTCCAGCTCACTGCCAAAGGGCAGCACCACGCAGGTCAGCAGTGCCGGGACCATGGTCAGCGCCGGGGCCAGCCAGTAATAAAAGGTATTCACCGACCGGGGCGTGAAATCTTCCTTCAGCAGGAACTTAAGGCCGTCTGCCAGCGGCTGCACCAGGCCGCCAATGCCGAAAATCTGGATGTCCTTCTTGAATCCGAAAAGCGTCAGCGGGATGCCCGTGCGGTTGGGACCCACACGATCCTGGATGATCGCCGAAAACCGCCGCTCCGCATACACCGAGTAGGCGACCAGGGGCAGGATGACCAAAAAGGTCAGAAAAACGATCTTCACCACGGATGTGATGAGAAAGGCTAAGTCGAAGCTGGCGAGAAGTATTGCCATGGGGCGGGACCATTATCAGGAAGGCTTTAAAAGGGGCAACCCGAATTTGTGAAAAATTTCACAAGCTCCTCCTCATACGCTCAAAAATGAGCCTCGCGCCGTCTTTTTTAGCGGCCCGCCCAAGTCCTGCGCAGGTCAAACAGATTCCTTTCTTCTTTTCATCCCACGATCAGGCACCGAAACAGAGTGCAGCCCTCTCTTGCAAACTGCTCCAGTTGCACTGAAAACTGACGCCAGCCTGACCATGTCCTACCCTGCCCCCGCCCCTGCCCGTCTTGATTTGTCCCAGCTCGGAGAGCCCGTTTATCTCGGCTCTGTGCAACATCTCTATGCCGTGCCGGACCATCCTTCTTACATCGTCTGCCAGACCACGCCCGCCGGGTCGGTCTTTGATGTGGGCAGCATTTTCAGCATCGCCGGCAATGACCTCAACCGGGCCATCTTCCGCCACGCCATGTATTCACGCCTCACCCAGCCGGCCACCTGGCGGCGTGTGCAGGACGCGCTGCTGCGCACGGACGGCCTTGGCGTCACCTGGCGCGACCAGCTCATGGACGGCCCCCTGCAGACCATGCTGGAAGGCGGAGCCCGCACCCACCACGTCGGCATGCTGGATGGTGATACGGGCGAAGTCATCGCCCAGGGCATGCCCGCCACCCCAAGCTGCTACAACATCGTCCGCCGTTTCCCCGTCATGAAGCCGCCCCAGCGGAATGTGATGGGCAATTTCGTCTTCGACTACGCTCAGTTCCACCAGAGCGACACCTACGTCATCCCGCTGGAGTACATCGTCCGTTTTGGCGTGACCAGCGGCAGCTCCGTGCTGCGCAAATACGAGGCCTTGAGCGAAAAAGAACGCCGCGCCTTTGAGCAGGAGCTCGGTCTGACCGGACCCATGCAAGCCTGGCAGATGCTGGACCGTCCCATCTACGACCTGACCAGCAAATACGAGCCGGAAGACCGCGCCGTCAGCAAACAGGAAGCTCTGCTCATGTCCGGCCTGAGCGCCCAGCATTTCACCGACACCATCAAAATGGCCCTACTCGGTGCCTGGGCTGTCCGGGACATGCTGGAGGAGATCGGCCTGCAGCTTTGGGATCTCAAATGGGAGTTTGCCGTGGACCGCGAGACCCTGCTCTTTGTGGATACCATTGATGCCGACAGCTTCCGCGCCACGAGCACCGTGCCGGTGGATGGCCGCAACCTCATCATCCATTACAACAAGCAGGCGATGCGGGATTATTACCGCCTGGTCTGTGCCGACTGGTATGCCGGCATCAATGCCGCCAAGGCCGAGGCCCAAAAGACCGGCACCGCCTTCAAGCAGGTCCTCGCCGACGGCCAGGCTGCCGGTCTCTACCCGGCCACGCCGGAAGTGGACGCCGCCTTCCTGGACCTTCAGGCCACCAAAACCGCCCTCATCAAGGACCACGTGCTCGGGGCCAAAGACGCCGCTTCCATCCGCAGCGGCCTGGTCGAAACCGGCCTGGCTGAAGCGGAGTTCTATCGCAGCAAAGGACTCCTGGATGAGCTTCTCAAGCTGAACGCCGTCTGATTAACAAAAAAGCGCCAGAGGACCTGCCCCTGGCGCTTTTTGACAAACAGCTTCTTGCTTCAGTGGCTGGTGGCTTTTTCTGAGCCCAAGCCTGTGTGGGCGCGGACGGTGAGCTCTGAAAACTTAGCCTCGGCGACGAGATCCCGAGGTGTCAGGATGGTGCCCAGATAGGCGGCCAGGAAGCCGAGGGGAATGCTGACAATGCCGGGATTTTCCAGAGGGAAAGGCGCACCCGCTTTGCCGAAGATGCCCACCGGGCTGAGCAGGATGAGGATGATGGCTGATGCCAGACCCGTAACCAGGCCCGCCACGGCACCGGTGGTATTGAACCGCTTCCAGAACACACTGAAGATGATGACCGGCAGGTTAGCGCTGGCAGCCACGGCAAAAGCCAGTCCCACCAGGAAGGCGGCATTCACGGCCGGGCCCAGGAAAATGGCGATGCCGATGCTCACCGCACCCACCACAAAGGCGGTGATGCGGGCCACCTTCACCTCGGCACCGGGGCGGTTTTCTTTGCCCGCATGGATGACGTTGGAATAAAAATCATGCGCAAACGAAGCGGAGGCGCTCATCGTCAGGCCGGCCACGACGGCGAGAATTGTCGCAAAGGCCACGGCGCTGATGAAGGCGAAGAAAAGCTCACCCCCCAGCTCCTGGGCCAGGATCGGAGCGACCATGTTCGGATTTGGAGCACCGCTTTCGGTCAGGATGAGCGCTTTTTTCAGGATGGTGGCGGCACCAAAACCAAAGAAAGTGGTCATGATGTAGAACACGCCAATGATGGCCATGGCCCACACGACACTGGAGCGGGCGGTCTTGGCATCCGGCACCGTATAAAATCGCACCAGGATGTGCGGCAGCCCGGCGGTGCCGAGTACAAGCCCCAAGCCCAGAGAGACCAGGTCTAGCGGCCCCCAGGGACCGGCCACCGCGATGCCAAACTTCAGACCCGGCTCCATGAGGTTTTTCGGCTCTGCCGTGCCCGCGTAGTCGGCTTTTGAAACGGCATCAAAGAAACCGGCGAGGCTGAAATCATGGAACTGGAGGACCAGGTAGCTCAGCAAGATGGCCCCGGCCATCAGCAGCAGCGCCTTGATGATCTGCACCCACGTCGTCGCCAGCATACCACCAAAGACCACATAGACCAGCATGAGCACACCCACGCCGATGACCGCCGGGGCGAAGGGCAGCCCGATGAGACGCTCAATGATCACCCCGGCGCCCACCATCTGGGCGATCATGTAAAAGGTGGAGACTGTCAGCGTGCTCAGCGAGGCCATGGCCCGCACAGGGCGCGGATTCAGGCGATAGGCCAGCAGGTCCGCCATGGTGTACTTGCCCGCATTTCTCAGTGGCTCCGCCACGATGAGCAGCACGGTGATGTAAGCCACCAGGAAGCCCACGGAGTACATGAATCCATCGTAACCGTAGAAGCAGATCATCCCGGAGATCCCCAGGAAGGAGGCGGCGCTCATGTAATCCCCGGCCACGGCCAAGCCGTTTTGCCAGCCGGTGATACTACGACCGGCGGCGAAATAGGCGCTGGCACCGGTGTTGCGCTTGGCGGCCCAGAATGTGATCAACAACGTGAGCGCCACGAAGGCGATGAACATGATGAGAGAGATGGTCATGCGGAAAAGTCAGGAAAAGGTCGGGTTGATTGCAAAAATACGGAGCATTTACTTCGCGTCGGCGATAACCGCCGCCGCTTCACGGTCCCAGCGCGAGGCGACGCGCACATACACAAAGGCCATGATCCAGGCCATGAAGAACTGCGACAGCGCGAACAGGTAGGCGATGTTCACCTCCCCGAAGACCTTCTTTTTCATCAGTTCAGGCGCATAGCCCACGAGGATGGGCAGCGCCAGGTAATAGGCCATGAAGAAGACCGTCGCCTTGATGATGAAGCTCGCCTTCCGGCTCAGCAAAGCCTTGAATTCAGGCTTCGCCTCCAGCCGGTCCCATTCTACAGTTGCTTTATTTTTTTCCATGATGGCGCGGAGCGTACGGAGCGTGGCCGGAAATGGCAAGAGAGGAAATCATCAAGTTCTCATCCGCATAAAATCATGTCGTAAAGCACGGACATTCACGTTAGGTATCGTCAGCCCTTCGAATTATGACCCGCCGCCATCTGCTTCCCGTCCTCAGTTCCCTCTTTCTCACCTGTACCGCGCCTGCCGCAGAGAACGTCCCCGCTGAAGTTTACGAATTGCGCATTTACACCACCAACGAAGGCAAGCTGGATGCCCTTCAGGCCCGCTTCCGCGACCATACCTGCCGCCTTTTTGAAAAACACGGCATCACCAACGTCGGTTACTGGGTGCCCATCGCCAAAGAGGACGGAGCAGACAACACCCTCATCTACATCCTGAAGCACAAAAGCATCGAGGGAGCCAAAGCCTCTTTCGCCGCATTCGGCAAAGACCCCGAGTGGCAGGCGGCCCGCAAAGCCAGCGAGGAAGGCGGAAAAATCCTGGCCCGTGCGCCTGAATCTTATTTCCTCTCCACCACTGACTATTCACCACCCGTCCCTTGCGGTGCCAGCACCGGCGAGCGTGTTTTTGAGATGCGTACCTACACCACCCATCCGGGCAAGCTCCCCGCCCTGCATGACCGTTTCAAAAATCACACCATGAAGCTCTTCAGCAAACATGGCATGTGTCACGTCGCTTACTGGACCCCCGCCGAAGGCCAGCCGGATGCAGACATCAAGCTCATCTACATCCTTTCCCATGCCAGCCACGAGGCCGGGCTCGCCTCCTTCACCGCCTTCCGCGCCGATCCGGACTGGATCACCGCCAAGGGCATCAGCGAAAAAGAAGGCTCACTCACCGTCCCTCAACCGGAGGGAGTCAAAAGCATCTACATGCGTGCTACAGACTACTCACCTTTGCGATGAAGCTCCTGTACGGTTTTTTTCAGAAAATTTCTTGATCCACGTCGCACCATAATTATTACATAAGAATGGCTCCTGCCAATCTTATGAACTCTACCCTGCGACTGCTGCTGTCTGGCCTCGTTTTATCCAGCCTCCCGGCATGCAATAAAAATGCTGCCGTCAAGCAGGAGAATGCTGAAATCATGCAGCGCGTCGCCGATATTCAGACCCAGATCAGGCAGATCGAAGCCGAAACCGTCGCCTTGAATCCGCTGGGCCAGTACAACATCACCCAGGCCGCGCATCTGGAGGGCTATAAAAGCCAGATCGAAGTCTCCAAGGTCCGCGTCCAGACTCTTCGTGAGGAGCTGGAGGAGACATTACAAGAACTCGACCAGGCCCAGCTTGAATTCAACAGTTACAAGGACAAGCACAGAACGCTGTAAGTTTTATCCCCGAGTATGGACGCTAAAATTATTGGTTACATCGCCGCCCTTTTCATGGCCATTGGCCTGACGTATTTCATTCATGAGTCCGTGTCTGCTGACGCTTCCAACAAAAGCCTGGTGGAAGCCCGGCAGTTCGAGGCCACGCTACAGGACCAGTTGAGGTATCACCTGGCGCAACTGGATGTGCGTAAAGAGGCGGCAGCCCTGATCGCCGCCAACTCACATCTCAAGGAGGAGATGAGCAAACTGCAGGCTGAAATTGACAAGACCCGGCAGGCCGTCACCCAGACCAAAAAGGACTTTGAACGCTATGTGATCAACAAACGGCAGGATACCGTCGGTGCCGAGCTGGGGGATTTGCCGTTATCCAATGGCACCCTGCTCAAGGGCGTCCGCATTCAAAAAATCGAAGGCACTTTCACCACCGTCATCCACTCCCAAGGCATTACCCGGCTGGCCGCCGATCTTCTTCCAGAAAAATTGCAGGACCGCTTCCGTTTCGGCCTTCCCTCTGACAATGTGCCGGCCAGCACGCCCCAGAAGGAATTTCCAGCCGTTGCAGCTGTTGATCCCAAAAGTGTGGCCATCAAAAGCGCACGCAGCAACCTGGAACAATTGCAAAAACAGCTTCCCAACATCCAGGCTGAGTTCTATAAAGCCGAATCGGAAGCCAACGGCGGCAGTTCGCCAACCAAACGGTTCTACGCCAAAAAGCGTGTGGACGAGATCGCCCAGCAGATCGGGGCCATGAAGCGCAGAATCTCTGATGCTGAGGCCCATCTCGCCCAGCTGGAAAACAGCAAATAAACCGTCTTCATATTACTCAGCCACCTGCCCACCTGCCAGGACATGGCGGCCCCCGAGCCCTTCTGCATTTCTCGCAGCCATGCGGCTGGCGAACCCGGCACACTTTTCCAGGGACCACTGCTGCAACCAGCCATGGAGGAAGGCCCCATGAAAAACGTCTCCGCATCCCGTGGTATCCACGAGCGGAGAGGCCGCAAATGCTGGCTGGTGAAAGGCCTCCCCGTCACTGCTGCGGACATGACAGCCACGCACCCCGTCCGTCAGCACAACAAGCTTTGCGGGCGGCGCCAGGAGCTGCTGCATCATCCCCTCCAGGTTGACCGTGCCGCAAAAGCAGCGCGCAAATTCCAGCGACAGGATGCGTATCTCGCTGGCAATTACCAGGTCACGAATCTCCTCACGGTACCGTCCCGCGCCACCATCAAAGGAGACCGCGACTCCAGCTTCCCGGGCCGCCTTTACGGCTTTCCGGGCTGCCTGTTCATGGCGGCCGTTGAGATGTAAAAGACGCGCGTTCCGGATCAGGCTCACCTGCTCCTCATCCAGGTGCAGTTCACCCGCCGTGGACGGCAGATAGTGAATCTGCCTGGCTCCGTCCCCTCCCCGCACTAATATCACTGCCCGCGCCGATCTTGCGCCCGGTACGAGACGCATCCCCTGCGTGGACACACCGGCCATGCCCAGGCCTTGAAGGATGGAGTTTCCCTCAAGGTCATCACCCACATTGTCCATCAGCACCGCTGAATTTCCCAAAGCCGCCATAACACAAAGGGCGGTGGCCACAGGACCACCACCCATTTGTACATACGCCAAGGCTGGCGCGACGATTTCCAGATCACTGAAATCTGCAACCGCCCACAAATCATCCAATGTCGCCGCACCAATCCCCACCACATCCGCTCCAGAAAGAAGAACAGCGGAAGGAAAGGTCACGCAGCGCGGCAAAGATGACCGGAGCGCCGCTTACAGCCCTGCGCCGCCGCTCTTGGCAATGAAGTTCAAGGCCAGTACAGCGACCGATAGAAGGAAAACAACCCAGGCGAGAATCATAAAATGGAATTTGGAAAACTTGGAACGGAATGACGGATGAAACCCTGAATGCCTTTACTGCGGCAGAGTAGGCAGTTGGGAACCAAAGTTATTGGCCCAGGAACCATCCGGGTTTTGAACTTCCCAGGAGGCCTTCACCACAGGCGGGACCATGATTGGCGACTCCGCGCTAGCGGAGACACGGTCGCTGCCAAACATCTGCACAAAGAGCAGCACCGCTGAGAACAGCAGACAGACCACGGAGAGAGGCATCAGGCCTTCTTCCGGATCTTTTTCTTCGTAAAACTGCTGAGAATCCGAAGCGGCTGTCCTTTTGATCGGCGCACTCGGAGGAGCGGAGACGCTCGGACGGGCCATCGGCTGGGTCTGCTGCAGCTTGACCGTGGCCTTGGGCAGTGCACCCGTGCCAGCAGCCAGAGGAGCGGTTCCTGCGCCCGGAGCTCCGGGAGCTCTCGGTGCGCTCACGCCGGGGCGGGCAGGCATCGGTCCAGGTTTGCCCAGAGGAGCTGTGGTCGCTCCCGTTTCCATACGGGGAGCCGCCGGTGCGCCAGGCACTTGCGGGGCGGCTGGCGCTCCAGGTGCCTGGGGTGCCGTCGGACGGGGAGCAGAAGGCGGTACGGGGGCTCCAGGCACACCCGGGGGACGAGGAGCTGCCATCGGGACGGTTGCCGCAGGGGGTGCGCCCAGTGGACGTGCGGGTGGCGGCACTGGCCGTGGCATGGCCGCAGGAGGTGCGCTGGGCGCAGGTGCTGCCACGACAGGAATCGCAGAAGTGGTTTTGCGCGACACGGCCACAGGCGCAGGTGGCAGTTTCACCGGTGCGGTTGCTGATTTTGCAGCAGGCGGCGGCAGGGGCGCGGAAGGAAGCTGGATGGGGGCGGTCGAACGTTTCGGACGCAGATCAGGAGCAGGCAGCCCGGAAGGTGAAGGCAGTCCCGAGGGTGCCGGAGGCACCGGTGAGGTGGCTTCACGCGGCTGGGTGGCCCCCGCTCCGGGGCGCGCGCGCAGGGTAATGCGCACGGTTTCCTTTTTCAGGGGCACCGCAGCAGTCTTCGGGGTGCTGGGCGGCGGCGGGGTCGGCGTGTTTTCGGATTCGCTCATGATGAAAGGAGAAACTGCAAATATTACAGATTTATGTATTTAGCGGGGACGCGCCTTTTGCGTCAATGCCATTTCTTCAGACAGGACGGAAAAGAGCCTTAAATTTGCAAATCAGACGAATTTCTTCAGCCGCTGCGCCACATCCGCCTCCAGCCGCCGCACATAGCCCAGTGTGTATTCCTCCACATCAATCTGGTCATCTTCCACAAGAGGGGTCAGATCCATGGCAAAGGTCAGCAGGCTCGTCTTGTCCGTCGTGTGGGAGTCAAAGTACGTCGCATTGGCATGGCGCAGGCCTTCTTCGGCCAGGTCGTAGCGCTTGCCACCGCTGATCTGGCTGTCAAACACCCCCAGCAGCGGCCGCAGCAGATGCGGATATTTGTCCACCCACAGCATGGCCTTGTCCTCATGGAGCAGCCAGTCCAGCTTCCGCCACACTTCACAACCGTACACTTTTTTGGGTCTCATCTCCACTGGCAGCGCGCGCATCGCCTCC
This window encodes:
- a CDS encoding NADH-quinone oxidoreductase subunit J, whose product is MPSIFFYLFSALTLGFGLMVVTARNPVTSALSLAMSFVGLAVLFLSLDAYFIGTIQILVYAGAVMVLFLFIIMLMDIKAEEGKKPNVPAVAAGLTLAVILALQIITVSSSFDKGSVKLKDAPLALAAAGEAAELPTIANDLKAGVLPDAKLMGFTLFHQYGFHLQVVGLLLLVGTVGVVVLSKREKGAKEVR
- a CDS encoding NADH-quinone oxidoreductase subunit I — translated: MATIIVQRPKLAWHERWFISTLAKGLKITLGHALKTFREITGGKEKVTMEYPEEKWDANLPSYYRGAPALVTDEQDRERCVSCQLCEFICPPKAIKIIPGEIPSDDPWAKVEKRPKEFEIDMIRCIYCGMCEEVCPEQAIYLRKDYAITGESRAEMVHDKKKLYEIGGKRIGLVNKWNELK
- a CDS encoding complex I subunit 1 family protein — encoded protein: MAILLASFDLAFLITSVVKIVFLTFLVILPLVAYSVYAERRFSAIIQDRVGPNRTGIPLTLFGFKKDIQIFGIGGLVQPLADGLKFLLKEDFTPRSVNTFYYWLAPALTMVPALLTCVVLPFGSELDLSFLNPLIGTNFTQPVKSVIADLNVGPLFVFAIASLGVYGIVIAGWSSNSKYPFLGSIRSSAQMISYELSLGLSIIPVLMVLGELNLSKIAADQDANGWLLLPLWGDSAPWANGGDFSRWVLWVPMLLSFCIFTVAMFAETNRLPFDLAECETELVAGYHTEYSSMKFALFFMGEYAAMIIGSGIAVTLFLGGWSIPFAPLLGLDYVAGNTPFWLGLLHIGTFFAKIIVFILFFILIRWSLPRFRFDQLMKLGWLYMFELALANVILTAAIIAWFTK
- a CDS encoding phosphoribosylaminoimidazolesuccinocarboxamide synthase; translation: MSYPAPAPARLDLSQLGEPVYLGSVQHLYAVPDHPSYIVCQTTPAGSVFDVGSIFSIAGNDLNRAIFRHAMYSRLTQPATWRRVQDALLRTDGLGVTWRDQLMDGPLQTMLEGGARTHHVGMLDGDTGEVIAQGMPATPSCYNIVRRFPVMKPPQRNVMGNFVFDYAQFHQSDTYVIPLEYIVRFGVTSGSSVLRKYEALSEKERRAFEQELGLTGPMQAWQMLDRPIYDLTSKYEPEDRAVSKQEALLMSGLSAQHFTDTIKMALLGAWAVRDMLEEIGLQLWDLKWEFAVDRETLLFVDTIDADSFRATSTVPVDGRNLIIHYNKQAMRDYYRLVCADWYAGINAAKAEAQKTGTAFKQVLADGQAAGLYPATPEVDAAFLDLQATKTALIKDHVLGAKDAASIRSGLVETGLAEAEFYRSKGLLDELLKLNAV
- a CDS encoding cation acetate symporter, translated to MTISLIMFIAFVALTLLITFWAAKRNTGASAYFAAGRSITGWQNGLAVAGDYMSAASFLGISGMICFYGYDGFMYSVGFLVAYITVLLIVAEPLRNAGKYTMADLLAYRLNPRPVRAMASLSTLTVSTFYMIAQMVGAGVIIERLIGLPFAPAVIGVGVLMLVYVVFGGMLATTWVQIIKALLLMAGAILLSYLVLQFHDFSLAGFFDAVSKADYAGTAEPKNLMEPGLKFGIAVAGPWGPLDLVSLGLGLVLGTAGLPHILVRFYTVPDAKTARSSVVWAMAIIGVFYIMTTFFGFGAATILKKALILTESGAPNPNMVAPILAQELGGELFFAFISAVAFATILAVVAGLTMSASASFAHDFYSNVIHAGKENRPGAEVKVARITAFVVGAVSIGIAIFLGPAVNAAFLVGLAFAVAASANLPVIIFSVFWKRFNTTGAVAGLVTGLASAIILILLSPVGIFGKAGAPFPLENPGIVSIPLGFLAAYLGTILTPRDLVAEAKFSELTVRAHTGLGSEKATSH
- a CDS encoding DUF485 domain-containing protein, with translation MEKNKATVEWDRLEAKPEFKALLSRKASFIIKATVFFMAYYLALPILVGYAPELMKKKVFGEVNIAYLFALSQFFMAWIMAFVYVRVASRWDREAAAVIADAK
- a CDS encoding NIPSNAP family protein; protein product: MTRRHLLPVLSSLFLTCTAPAAENVPAEVYELRIYTTNEGKLDALQARFRDHTCRLFEKHGITNVGYWVPIAKEDGADNTLIYILKHKSIEGAKASFAAFGKDPEWQAARKASEEGGKILARAPESYFLSTTDYSPPVPCGASTGERVFEMRTYTTHPGKLPALHDRFKNHTMKLFSKHGMCHVAYWTPAEGQPDADIKLIYILSHASHEAGLASFTAFRADPDWITAKGISEKEGSLTVPQPEGVKSIYMRATDYSPLR
- a CDS encoding PfkB family carbohydrate kinase; translated protein: MTFPSAVLLSGADVVGIGAATLDDLWAVADFSDLEIVAPALAYVQMGGGPVATALCVMAALGNSAVLMDNVGDDLEGNSILQGLGMAGVSTQGMRLVPGARSARAVILVRGGDGARQIHYLPSTAGELHLDEEQVSLIRNARLLHLNGRHEQAARKAVKAAREAGVAVSFDGGAGRYREEIRDLVIASEIRILSLEFARCFCGTVNLEGMMQQLLAPPAKLVVLTDGVRGCHVRSSDGEAFHQPAFAASPLVDTTGCGDVFHGAFLHGWLQQWSLEKCAGFASRMAARNAEGLGGRHVLAGGQVAE